From Sulfuracidifex tepidarius, one genomic window encodes:
- a CDS encoding enoyl-CoA hydratase/isomerase family protein: METVSMKKEAPLGWIYLNRPEKLNVINEKMIDELRQLVEQMEKDNEVRVIIITGNGKAFCAGADISHFKTLNPEGAWLFAKKGRELMDYIENVRKPVIAMINGYALGGGLEIAMACDIRIASDDSQVGLPEITLGIYPGFGGTQRLPRLVGKGKALEMMFTGDRIPSMEAQRIGLIERVVPKEKLEEETRNLAMKIASQSQTSLAEIKLLVNKGTDSSLDAGLNMESLGWSLAFTTEEAKTRIDQFLNKGKNKG, translated from the coding sequence ATGGAGACAGTTTCCATGAAGAAGGAGGCACCACTAGGTTGGATATACCTGAACAGACCAGAAAAGCTAAACGTAATAAATGAGAAAATGATAGACGAACTGAGGCAGTTAGTTGAACAGATGGAGAAAGATAACGAAGTCAGAGTAATAATTATCACCGGAAACGGAAAGGCTTTCTGTGCTGGTGCTGATATATCACATTTCAAGACCTTGAACCCTGAGGGAGCGTGGCTATTTGCGAAGAAAGGAAGGGAGCTCATGGACTATATTGAGAACGTCAGGAAACCCGTAATTGCAATGATAAATGGTTACGCTCTAGGAGGTGGATTAGAAATAGCTATGGCTTGCGATATTAGGATAGCTTCGGACGACTCTCAGGTAGGTCTACCAGAGATAACCCTCGGGATTTACCCTGGGTTCGGTGGCACTCAAAGGCTTCCTAGATTGGTTGGGAAAGGCAAGGCTTTAGAGATGATGTTCACAGGTGACAGGATACCATCCATGGAGGCTCAGAGGATAGGGCTAATAGAGAGAGTAGTACCTAAGGAAAAGCTTGAAGAGGAGACTAGGAACCTAGCAATGAAAATAGCGTCTCAATCTCAGACATCATTGGCTGAAATAAAGTTGTTAGTAAACAAGGGAACTGACTCCTCTTTGGACGCAGGGCTGAACATGGAAAGCCTCGGATGGAGTTTGGCTTTCACTACAGAGGAAGCCAAGACAAGGATAGACCAATTCCTGAATAAAGGGAAAAACAAAGGTTAA
- a CDS encoding adenosine-specific kinase — protein sequence MSVKIDVVRLDIPDNTNVIVGQSHFIKTVEDLYETLVSSSPSIKFGIGFCEASGKRLIRRDGNDEKLVMAAVEACKRVAAGHVFVIYISNSYPINVLNRIKDVEEVVRIFAATANPLQVIVAETDQGRGVIGVVDGMTPLGVETEEDVKERYNILRKFGYKK from the coding sequence ATGAGCGTTAAGATAGACGTAGTCAGACTGGACATACCTGATAACACGAATGTAATAGTTGGGCAATCTCATTTTATAAAGACTGTAGAAGACCTATACGAAACCCTAGTGTCATCAAGTCCTTCCATAAAGTTCGGTATCGGTTTCTGTGAAGCTAGCGGTAAGAGGTTGATAAGGAGGGACGGAAACGATGAGAAGTTGGTCATGGCTGCCGTAGAAGCTTGCAAGAGAGTTGCCGCTGGCCACGTTTTCGTAATTTACATCTCGAACTCTTACCCGATAAACGTGCTTAACAGGATAAAGGACGTAGAAGAGGTAGTGAGGATATTCGCGGCTACTGCGAACCCGTTACAAGTGATAGTAGCAGAGACAGATCAAGGTAGGGGAGTGATAGGAGTTGTAGACGGAATGACACCTTTAGGCGTGGAGACCGAGGAAGACGTCAAAGAGAGGTACAACATACTACGTAAGTTTGGTTATAAGAAATAA
- the carA gene encoding glutamine-hydrolyzing carbamoyl-phosphate synthase small subunit: protein MTYCKSEPGYIYLEDGTLLEGCGFGSKGVSAGEVVFSTAMNGYPESLTDPSYRGQILVLTHPLVGNYGVPRKQAIEGIYENFESDSIQVEGLVVTEVTEPYKWNSERSLHKWLEDEGVPGVSDVDTRAIVSRVRRKGSMMGVISSGINMENPRDYLKQRYDETDFSALTSPKTPVVHKGKGDKGIIVMIDCGTKHGIIKGLYDQGFTIVRVPCWFSVKEVMDYNPKAIVFGNGPGNPNIYQKQVKNFREILEYKLPTLGICLGHQLLSISMGGKVTKMKFGHRAINKAVVDVTTGEAYITTHNHGYAIVSKEDVPSEMKVWFYNPDDGTIEGLYHDKLPIITTQFHPEARPGPWDATWVFKKFAKMVESNG, encoded by the coding sequence ATGACTTATTGCAAGAGTGAACCAGGGTACATCTATCTAGAGGACGGCACTCTGTTAGAGGGTTGTGGCTTCGGATCAAAAGGAGTGAGTGCAGGGGAGGTAGTTTTCAGCACTGCCATGAACGGATATCCAGAGAGCTTAACTGACCCGTCGTACAGGGGACAAATACTAGTTCTCACCCATCCATTGGTGGGGAACTATGGTGTCCCCAGGAAGCAAGCTATTGAGGGTATCTATGAGAACTTCGAGTCCGATTCAATTCAGGTAGAAGGTCTGGTTGTGACTGAGGTCACGGAACCTTATAAATGGAACTCTGAAAGGTCTCTGCACAAGTGGTTAGAGGACGAAGGGGTGCCTGGAGTATCTGATGTCGATACCAGGGCTATAGTGAGCAGGGTGAGGAGGAAAGGTTCCATGATGGGAGTTATCTCCTCAGGCATTAACATGGAAAACCCCAGGGACTACTTGAAGCAGAGATATGACGAGACAGACTTCTCAGCGCTTACATCTCCTAAGACCCCAGTTGTTCACAAAGGAAAGGGAGACAAGGGAATAATCGTCATGATTGACTGCGGGACTAAGCACGGAATAATTAAGGGCTTATACGATCAAGGCTTTACGATAGTGAGGGTTCCGTGTTGGTTCTCGGTTAAGGAGGTTATGGATTACAATCCCAAAGCGATAGTTTTCGGAAATGGCCCAGGAAATCCAAATATCTATCAGAAACAAGTAAAGAACTTTCGGGAGATATTGGAATACAAGTTACCTACTCTGGGTATCTGTTTGGGTCACCAGTTGCTCTCAATATCTATGGGAGGAAAGGTGACTAAAATGAAGTTCGGTCATAGGGCAATAAACAAAGCTGTAGTTGATGTAACCACTGGAGAGGCTTACATCACTACTCATAACCACGGGTATGCTATAGTATCCAAGGAGGACGTCCCGTCAGAAATGAAAGTGTGGTTCTACAACCCGGACGACGGGACAATAGAGGGGCTATATCACGATAAGTTACCTATAATTACGACTCAGTTTCATCCCGAGGCCAGACCAGGCCCTTGGGACGCGACTTGGGTTTTCAAGAAGTTTGCAAAAATGGTGGAGTCAAATGGTTGA
- a CDS encoding cupin domain-containing protein, whose protein sequence is MSKLVERKDRQEELKERVNSLVSEVEEVSEDLKVVTFMEYTAPPEEVKPKVISFTKVLPILQTIAENNDIEEGVAKIMFFSKSTGRNRGLTPTMMPGFQLVKPGRTTRPHSHNMASIYLVVKGKGYSEIDGKRYDWNEGDVFVVPANAVHSHTNTGDEDAVLFDVTDSGLLESLGILEFREQE, encoded by the coding sequence ATGTCAAAGCTAGTTGAAAGGAAGGATAGACAAGAGGAACTAAAAGAGAGGGTTAATTCCCTCGTAAGTGAAGTAGAGGAGGTATCCGAAGACCTAAAAGTAGTCACATTCATGGAGTATACAGCACCACCTGAAGAAGTGAAGCCTAAAGTAATAAGCTTCACCAAGGTCTTGCCCATACTCCAAACCATAGCCGAAAACAACGACATAGAGGAAGGAGTTGCGAAGATAATGTTCTTCTCTAAGTCTACTGGCAGAAATAGAGGACTCACGCCTACCATGATGCCCGGATTTCAGCTAGTGAAACCTGGGAGAACAACTAGGCCACATTCCCATAACATGGCCTCAATATATCTAGTCGTCAAAGGAAAGGGCTACAGCGAGATAGACGGGAAGAGATACGACTGGAACGAAGGAGACGTATTCGTAGTTCCTGCGAACGCAGTTCACTCTCACACTAACACGGGAGACGAAGACGCAGTCCTATTCGACGTAACCGATTCAGGCCTATTGGAGAGCCTGGGTATACTGGAATTTAGAGAACAGGAATGA
- a CDS encoding DUF309 domain-containing protein, with the protein MENVKKEELRTILFYNKTLFTKDLKELLRLRSNIIDIRKGPKYMEVDILGDYSGVITTLGDPLFKSNRFEDFSCFWDGRFWEAHEAIESLWRGERDLDMRNYYQALILVCASMIKFYKGELKVSDDLMEKALSLLTKVPGYKREEAFKKLISDYKKNNWSK; encoded by the coding sequence ATGGAAAATGTGAAAAAAGAAGAGCTAAGGACAATCCTTTTTTACAATAAAACTCTTTTTACAAAAGACTTAAAAGAACTACTGAGATTAAGGAGCAATATAATAGATATAAGGAAAGGGCCTAAGTATATGGAAGTGGATATCTTAGGGGACTACAGTGGTGTAATAACAACGCTAGGAGATCCCCTGTTCAAGTCTAACCGCTTTGAAGATTTTTCATGTTTCTGGGATGGGAGGTTCTGGGAGGCGCATGAGGCCATAGAAAGCCTATGGAGAGGAGAAAGAGACTTAGACATGAGAAATTACTACCAAGCGTTAATCCTGGTCTGTGCATCAATGATAAAGTTCTATAAGGGGGAGCTCAAGGTCTCAGACGATCTAATGGAGAAAGCCCTCTCGCTTCTGACGAAAGTACCTGGATACAAGAGAGAGGAGGCGTTCAAGAAATTGATTTCAGACTATAAGAAAAATAATTGGAGCAAGTAA
- the carB gene encoding carbamoyl-phosphate synthase (glutamine-hydrolyzing) large subunit, whose translation MVEFPKKVMVIGSGPIKIAEAAEFDYSASQALKAFREEGISQVLVNSNVATVQTSRQFADRLYMIPVSWWSVAKVIEKERPDAIAIGFGGQTALNVGIDLFKKGILKKYGIKVLGTPIEGIEKALSREKFRETMIERNLPVPPSMSATSVEEALRKAKILGYPVMVRVSFNLGGRGSTVAWNERELEENIVRALSQSYIGEVLIEKYLHFWKELEYEVMRDSKGNSAVVACIENLDPMGVHTGESTVISPCQTLDNKEFQDMRTLSMEVAKSIDLVGECNVQFALNPSSYDFFIIETNPRMSRSSALASKATGYPLAYVSAKLSLGYSIYEILNKVSGRTTAFFEPSLDYLVMKIPRWDMNKFEHVENSLATEMKSIGEVMSIGRTFEETFQKAVRMLDIGEPGLVGGKIYFSSLSKEEALSYMREKRPYWFLYAMKAFKEGATIDEVYDSYGVDRFFLIKLKALVDTFEKFRNKELTPDEVKYLKSLGFSDEQITSMSKVREKERILPWVKRIDTLAGEWDAVTNYLYTTYKGVEDDVKHEEGRKLLIVGAGGFRIGVSVEFDWSVVSALNESRKYFDDVAVLNYNPETVSTDWDIAGNLYFDEISVERVKDIVRKGKFTEVCLFSGGQIGNSIAKRLEEEGIKIYGSSGSAVDSAEDREKFSSLLDKLGIPQPRWISARNLNEVKKFVEDVEFPVLVRPSYVLSGSSMAIAYNEAELDSILQRANKISERYPLVISKYLTDAIEAEIDGATDGRKVIGGVLEHVEEAGVHSGDATISIPNRKLTHDLSLKMKKYAVSIVNELNVKGPFNLQMVVKDNVPYVIEMNMRASRSMPFTSKAKGFNIISKAIEAIERGLDQDEEFYEPPSSSWAVKSPQFSWAQLKGAYPFLGPEMRSTGEVASFGVDFHDALLKSWLSSPPNSIPEPGAKALVYGDRNIDHLEETAKNLSQYGIQVLTLEGLNIKEGEVVALKTAQDLLLKREVGLVATDGFLESKDYAVRRLAVDLNVPVILNGRLASELSKSFNKKQDLTFLEIGEYGGGI comes from the coding sequence ATGGTTGAGTTTCCCAAAAAGGTAATGGTAATAGGCTCAGGTCCGATAAAGATAGCGGAAGCTGCGGAGTTCGACTACTCCGCAAGTCAGGCTTTGAAGGCTTTCAGGGAGGAAGGGATATCTCAGGTATTGGTGAACTCTAACGTAGCCACAGTGCAGACCAGCAGGCAGTTCGCCGATAGGTTATACATGATCCCCGTATCATGGTGGTCTGTAGCGAAGGTAATAGAGAAGGAGAGACCTGACGCCATAGCTATAGGATTTGGAGGGCAGACAGCACTAAACGTCGGAATAGATCTATTCAAGAAGGGCATACTCAAGAAGTACGGAATTAAGGTACTCGGGACACCTATAGAGGGCATAGAGAAGGCCCTCAGTAGGGAGAAGTTCAGGGAGACCATGATAGAGAGGAACCTTCCAGTCCCTCCTAGCATGAGCGCCACCAGCGTCGAAGAGGCCCTGAGGAAGGCAAAGATCTTAGGTTACCCAGTCATGGTAAGGGTAAGCTTCAATCTAGGAGGGAGAGGATCAACTGTAGCGTGGAATGAGAGGGAACTTGAGGAGAATATAGTGAGGGCACTTTCACAGAGTTACATAGGTGAAGTGTTGATAGAGAAGTACCTCCATTTCTGGAAGGAGCTGGAGTACGAGGTAATGAGGGACAGCAAGGGCAACTCGGCTGTGGTAGCCTGCATAGAGAACCTCGACCCCATGGGCGTTCACACCGGAGAGTCCACAGTTATCTCACCTTGTCAGACATTGGATAACAAAGAGTTTCAAGACATGAGGACATTATCCATGGAGGTTGCTAAGTCAATAGACTTAGTAGGGGAATGTAACGTTCAGTTCGCACTTAACCCATCTTCGTATGATTTCTTCATTATAGAAACTAATCCTAGGATGTCTAGGTCCAGTGCTCTCGCCAGCAAAGCTACGGGGTATCCACTGGCGTATGTCTCAGCAAAACTATCGCTAGGGTACTCGATTTATGAGATACTCAACAAGGTGTCAGGCAGGACTACAGCGTTCTTTGAGCCGAGTCTGGACTACCTAGTAATGAAGATACCTAGGTGGGATATGAACAAGTTCGAGCACGTGGAGAACTCCTTGGCAACTGAGATGAAGAGCATAGGAGAGGTAATGAGCATAGGCAGGACCTTTGAGGAGACCTTCCAGAAGGCGGTGAGAATGTTAGATATAGGAGAGCCAGGACTGGTTGGAGGCAAGATATATTTCTCTAGCCTCAGCAAGGAGGAAGCCCTCTCATACATGAGGGAGAAGAGGCCATATTGGTTCCTTTACGCCATGAAGGCGTTCAAAGAAGGCGCTACCATAGATGAGGTATACGACTCTTACGGAGTGGACAGGTTCTTCCTGATCAAGCTAAAGGCTTTGGTAGACACATTTGAGAAGTTCAGGAACAAGGAACTGACTCCTGACGAAGTGAAGTACTTGAAGTCCCTTGGTTTCTCTGACGAACAAATAACCTCCATGTCTAAGGTCAGGGAAAAGGAAAGGATCCTCCCTTGGGTAAAGAGGATAGATACATTGGCAGGGGAATGGGACGCGGTCACGAACTACCTTTATACCACGTATAAGGGGGTTGAAGACGACGTCAAACATGAGGAAGGTAGGAAGTTGTTGATAGTTGGAGCTGGAGGTTTCAGGATAGGAGTATCAGTGGAATTCGACTGGAGCGTTGTATCAGCTCTGAACGAGAGCAGGAAGTACTTCGACGACGTAGCTGTCCTCAATTACAACCCGGAGACTGTATCCACAGACTGGGACATCGCGGGTAACCTCTACTTCGACGAAATCTCTGTGGAGAGGGTTAAAGACATAGTACGAAAGGGCAAGTTCACCGAGGTATGCTTGTTCTCAGGAGGGCAAATAGGTAATTCCATAGCTAAGAGGTTGGAGGAGGAAGGGATAAAGATATACGGTTCCTCTGGGTCTGCTGTAGACTCAGCGGAGGACAGGGAGAAGTTCTCCTCCCTCTTGGACAAACTTGGCATTCCTCAGCCCAGATGGATCTCCGCTAGGAACCTCAATGAGGTCAAGAAGTTCGTTGAGGACGTGGAGTTCCCAGTTTTAGTCAGACCAAGTTACGTCCTCAGCGGCTCTTCAATGGCTATAGCTTATAATGAAGCTGAGTTAGACTCCATACTTCAAAGGGCTAACAAGATATCGGAGAGGTATCCCTTGGTGATATCGAAGTACCTCACTGATGCAATCGAGGCCGAAATAGATGGTGCTACTGACGGCAGGAAGGTCATTGGCGGAGTCCTGGAACACGTCGAGGAAGCTGGAGTCCACAGCGGTGACGCGACCATATCCATACCTAACAGAAAGCTCACCCATGACCTCTCGTTGAAGATGAAGAAATACGCTGTTTCAATAGTTAACGAGTTGAACGTGAAAGGGCCTTTCAACCTACAGATGGTAGTTAAGGACAACGTCCCGTACGTGATAGAGATGAACATGAGGGCAAGCAGATCCATGCCATTCACGAGTAAGGCTAAGGGTTTCAACATAATCAGCAAGGCTATAGAGGCGATAGAGAGAGGACTAGACCAGGACGAGGAGTTTTACGAGCCTCCATCCTCGAGTTGGGCAGTTAAGTCGCCTCAATTCTCGTGGGCCCAGCTGAAGGGAGCTTACCCGTTCCTGGGTCCTGAGATGAGGAGCACGGGGGAAGTCGCGTCCTTCGGAGTGGACTTCCACGACGCTTTGCTCAAGAGCTGGCTTTCGTCTCCACCCAACTCGATACCTGAGCCTGGAGCTAAGGCTTTAGTTTACGGAGATAGGAACATTGATCACTTGGAAGAAACAGCAAAGAATTTAAGTCAATACGGAATACAAGTACTGACCCTAGAAGGTCTAAACATAAAAGAGGGAGAGGTAGTTGCCCTTAAAACCGCTCAAGATCTTCTCCTGAAAAGGGAGGTAGGACTAGTAGCAACAGACGGTTTCTTGGAAAGCAAGGACTATGCAGTGAGAAGGCTTGCTGTAGATTTAAACGTTCCAGTGATTCTAAACGGTAGGTTAGCCTCAGAACTATCTAAGTCTTTCAATAAGAAGCAAGACCTCACTTTTTTGGAAATCGGCGAATATGGTGGTGGTATATGA
- the amrS gene encoding AmmeMemoRadiSam system radical SAM enzyme: protein MSKRAFLFRKSDDRVICTACARKCALREGQTGFCGVRTVKNGELNLDVYGKVAAAHIDPIEKKPLVHFNPGSKVFSLSTFGCNWMCAYCQNFDISQRRKSEGSELPPEDVILLAKAYQVEGMTYTYNEPTIFMEYAHDIGMIARREGMFNTMVSNGYWTEEAVDYSKDFLDAVTVDFKGNGEPKFMKRYTGASGPELIIQTIAELKRRGIHVELTDLIIPQIGDSLEYGKVLLTKIMDVLGPDVPIHFLRFHPDYKLINVPPTDVKILESHYNLARELGFRFVYIGNVPGHPFESTYCPSCGKVVIRRYGFRILEWNLTEHMRCKSCGEKIPIEGKLSKNAFHDRFEEVYI from the coding sequence ATGAGCAAAAGAGCATTCTTATTTAGAAAATCTGATGATAGGGTAATCTGCACTGCATGTGCGAGGAAGTGCGCTTTACGTGAAGGTCAGACGGGATTCTGTGGAGTTAGAACTGTAAAAAACGGAGAGCTCAACCTCGATGTGTACGGCAAGGTAGCTGCTGCCCACATAGACCCTATAGAGAAGAAACCGCTTGTCCATTTCAACCCAGGTTCGAAGGTCTTCTCGCTTTCAACTTTCGGATGTAATTGGATGTGTGCGTATTGCCAAAACTTCGACATAAGCCAGAGGAGAAAGAGCGAAGGTTCGGAGTTACCTCCGGAGGACGTTATCCTCTTAGCTAAGGCATACCAAGTCGAAGGGATGACCTATACTTATAATGAGCCTACCATATTCATGGAATATGCTCACGATATAGGTATGATAGCACGAAGAGAGGGCATGTTCAACACTATGGTATCTAACGGATACTGGACTGAAGAAGCCGTGGATTACTCCAAAGATTTCTTGGATGCCGTAACCGTGGACTTTAAGGGAAACGGAGAACCGAAGTTCATGAAAAGGTACACTGGGGCATCAGGCCCGGAACTCATTATTCAGACTATAGCGGAGCTAAAGAGGAGAGGAATACATGTAGAATTGACTGACTTGATAATACCCCAGATAGGGGATTCCCTAGAATACGGAAAGGTCCTTTTGACAAAGATCATGGATGTCTTAGGGCCTGACGTGCCCATACATTTCCTCAGGTTCCATCCTGATTACAAGTTAATCAACGTTCCTCCTACTGACGTGAAAATTCTTGAATCGCACTACAATCTTGCCAGAGAATTAGGCTTTCGTTTCGTTTACATTGGTAACGTGCCGGGACATCCCTTCGAGAGTACCTACTGTCCCTCCTGTGGAAAGGTAGTAATAAGAAGGTACGGCTTCAGGATCTTAGAGTGGAACCTAACTGAGCACATGAGATGTAAAAGTTGCGGAGAGAAGATCCCTATTGAAGGTAAGCTTTCAAAAAACGCCTTTCATGATAGGTTTGAGGAGGTCTACATTTAA
- a CDS encoding haloacid dehalogenase — protein MISEELKEYISSVNGKLMDRFENREKLLQMSRELIRSCGETVSLSHRGEKEKALKKYDEAIKKSKEVLQVVSNFPELLYGDVGTAFQELAEASVVVSMYFDEKLKLASDLGIPDTYYITGIADSVGEMRRRVLELLKKGENKKAEETYSMMEEIYQTLWGLEYPKSVVPGLRQKVDSLRRILEETYHDIFLASLRISTNDVIH, from the coding sequence ATGATCTCGGAAGAGCTCAAGGAGTACATCTCGTCTGTTAACGGAAAATTAATGGATAGATTTGAGAATAGAGAGAAGTTACTCCAGATGTCGAGGGAGTTAATAAGGAGCTGTGGTGAGACTGTCTCCTTATCGCACAGAGGTGAAAAGGAGAAAGCCCTGAAGAAGTACGACGAAGCTATTAAGAAGTCTAAGGAAGTGCTTCAGGTGGTAAGCAATTTCCCGGAACTACTTTATGGGGACGTTGGCACGGCTTTCCAAGAACTAGCCGAGGCGTCTGTAGTGGTCTCTATGTACTTCGATGAGAAGTTGAAGCTAGCCTCTGACCTAGGAATACCAGATACTTATTACATAACCGGAATTGCTGACTCGGTCGGGGAGATGAGGAGAAGGGTGTTGGAACTATTAAAGAAGGGGGAAAACAAGAAGGCTGAAGAAACTTACTCCATGATGGAGGAAATCTATCAGACCCTATGGGGGTTAGAGTACCCAAAGTCAGTTGTTCCAGGACTAAGGCAAAAAGTGGACTCCTTGAGGAGAATACTTGAAGAGACTTACCATGATATCTTCTTGGCTTCATTAAGAATATCTACTAATGACGTAATCCACTAG
- the lysX gene encoding lysine biosynthesis protein LysX, translated as MKVALVVDIIRQEEKMLINALNSKKVNYDVINASMEPLPFNKALGRYDVAIIRTISMYRGLYASAVLESASVHTINSMDSITICGDKILTYSKLFKENVPIPDSLVSMSPDSTMKAYEEMSFPIIDKPPIGSWGRMVSLIRDIMEGKTIIEHREMLGNSALKVHIVQEYIQYKGRDIRCITIGEELVGCYARNIPPNDWRANVALGGMPSKLEVDEELKKLVIKATKTVKGEFISIDILEHPKKGYVINELNDSPEFKGFLLATGINVAERLVDYVISRYS; from the coding sequence ATGAAAGTAGCCCTGGTTGTAGATATAATAAGACAAGAGGAAAAAATGTTAATAAATGCGTTAAACTCAAAGAAAGTAAACTATGATGTTATAAATGCATCGATGGAGCCCCTGCCTTTCAATAAGGCTTTAGGTAGATACGATGTGGCGATAATAAGGACTATAAGCATGTATCGTGGGCTGTACGCTAGTGCTGTATTAGAGTCTGCTAGTGTCCACACGATTAACTCCATGGACTCTATAACCATCTGTGGAGACAAGATACTGACTTACTCTAAGCTGTTCAAGGAAAACGTGCCAATACCCGATTCTCTGGTCTCTATGTCTCCTGACTCAACAATGAAAGCATACGAGGAGATGAGCTTCCCTATTATAGACAAGCCCCCAATAGGGAGCTGGGGGAGGATGGTATCTCTAATCAGGGACATAATGGAGGGGAAAACGATTATAGAACACAGAGAGATGCTAGGAAACTCGGCGTTAAAGGTACACATAGTCCAGGAGTATATACAGTACAAAGGAAGGGATATAAGGTGCATAACAATAGGGGAAGAGTTAGTTGGCTGTTATGCAAGGAACATTCCACCGAACGATTGGAGGGCTAACGTGGCGCTAGGTGGGATGCCTTCCAAACTGGAGGTGGATGAAGAACTGAAGAAACTGGTAATAAAAGCTACGAAGACTGTCAAGGGAGAGTTCATATCAATTGACATACTGGAACATCCAAAGAAGGGCTACGTGATAAACGAGCTTAACGATTCACCAGAATTTAAGGGATTCCTCTTGGCTACCGGTATAAACGTTGCGGAGAGGCTAGTGGATTACGTCATTAGTAGATATTCTTAA
- a CDS encoding 3-hydroxyacyl-CoA dehydrogenase family protein, with the protein MRDIKKVSVIGAGVIGAGWATLIATKGYSVSLYSEKKETLDKAMAKVKGYLEVMKNVKMVNEELEAYMTKIKTTTSLDEAVEGTDYVLEAIIEDYDAKKKLFGYLDDKLDRDVILASCTSGLLMTEMQKAMKKHPERGVIDHPWNPPHLLPLVEIVPGEKTSQETLDISKDFMEKLDRIVVVLKKEVPGFLGNRLAFALFREAVYLVDEGIATVEDIDKVMTAAIGLRWAFMGPFLTYHLGGGEGGLEYFFNRGFGYGANEWMHDLAKYDKFPYTGVVRAVSQMKDYEFLKGKTFPEISKWRDEKLINVFKLVWGDKFNIK; encoded by the coding sequence ATGCGAGACATCAAGAAGGTTTCTGTAATCGGAGCCGGCGTAATAGGTGCAGGTTGGGCAACCCTCATTGCAACTAAGGGGTACTCTGTTTCCCTGTACTCCGAGAAGAAGGAAACGTTAGATAAAGCAATGGCCAAGGTCAAGGGATATCTAGAGGTCATGAAGAACGTTAAAATGGTCAATGAAGAGCTTGAGGCTTACATGACGAAGATAAAAACGACTACCAGTCTGGACGAAGCTGTAGAAGGCACTGACTACGTCTTGGAGGCTATAATTGAAGACTATGACGCAAAGAAAAAGCTCTTCGGATATCTGGACGACAAGTTAGATAGAGACGTCATCCTAGCGAGCTGTACTTCAGGGTTGCTTATGACTGAGATGCAGAAGGCTATGAAGAAGCATCCAGAAAGAGGAGTGATAGACCATCCTTGGAACCCTCCACATCTTCTTCCTTTAGTGGAAATAGTTCCGGGGGAAAAGACCTCTCAGGAGACCTTAGATATATCAAAAGACTTCATGGAGAAATTAGATAGGATAGTTGTAGTCCTGAAAAAGGAAGTCCCAGGATTCCTGGGGAACAGGCTAGCCTTCGCTCTTTTCAGGGAGGCGGTGTATCTCGTCGATGAAGGAATAGCTACAGTGGAGGATATAGACAAAGTGATGACTGCAGCGATAGGACTTAGATGGGCTTTCATGGGCCCATTCCTGACCTATCACCTGGGTGGAGGGGAAGGAGGACTCGAGTATTTCTTTAATAGGGGATTCGGATACGGAGCCAATGAGTGGATGCATGACCTTGCCAAGTACGACAAGTTCCCTTACACTGGTGTAGTAAGAGCAGTATCTCAAATGAAGGACTATGAGTTCCTCAAGGGTAAGACTTTCCCAGAAATATCTAAATGGCGTGATGAGAAACTAATAAACGTCTTCAAGTTAGTTTGGGGAGATAAGTTCAACATTAAGTAA